In the genome of Candidatus Nitrosotenuis sp. DW1, one region contains:
- the hsp14 gene encoding archaeal heat shock protein Hsp14 — MGIVRYMAGEMMKEIGNKSREFYEFVLPPIDMCLEDGYLVVVIDLPGFDKKDIKITLHKNILSIRAEKHEPEKENMVCKQRPSMVDKKILLPAHIKEGEDAISSAKFSQGVLTIRIPISQKGKQISIE; from the coding sequence ATGGGCATAGTACGGTACATGGCAGGGGAAATGATGAAGGAGATAGGCAATAAGTCGCGCGAATTTTACGAGTTTGTGCTTCCTCCAATAGATATGTGCTTGGAGGATGGCTATCTTGTTGTAGTAATTGATTTGCCTGGATTTGATAAAAAAGACATCAAGATCACCTTGCACAAGAATATACTGTCAATTAGGGCAGAGAAACACGAGCCAGAAAAAGAAAACATGGTTTGCAAGCAGCGACCAAGCATGGTTGATAAAAAAATCCTGCTTCCAGCTCACATTAAGGAGGGAGAAGATGCGATTAGTTCTGCAAAATTTTCTCAGGGCGTATTGACAATCAGGATTCCAATCTCTCAAAAGGGAAAACAGATTTCAATAGAATGA
- a CDS encoding CFI-box-CTERM domain-containing protein, with protein MLKNEENAVVIYPIFTQSAYSENGFYDYYHKLCDERCLEVPIRQIGDGNYNSSDISYQVLKILGYPIITDMDVDRDPTILDSYDKVIVLHNEYVTKKEFDAITSHTNVIYLYPNALYAEIQYDKDSNKIKLIRGHNYPEQNIRNGFDWEYDNSSYEYDTECFSWQMYEIKNGLMLNCYPEQIIFKDAFILMAIKHSDDPFWWDISQKYGTMIPSDEYQKLKPVLDGLSANIQNTESQNIQNTESQNIQNIESQNIPKNTGDGGCLIATATYDSELAPQIQQLRELRDEKLLRTESGSNFMHGFNQFYYSFSPIIADWERESPVFKDVVRIIITPMISSISILNHVDMDSEAEVLGYGISLILLNIGMYLVAPVVVIYKVRKFKFKKTRLGVLKYKNF; from the coding sequence TTGTTAAAAAATGAGGAAAACGCGGTTGTGATTTACCCGATTTTTACCCAGAGTGCATATTCTGAAAATGGGTTTTATGACTATTACCACAAATTATGTGACGAACGATGTCTTGAAGTACCGATTCGGCAAATAGGAGATGGCAATTACAATTCATCTGATATTTCATACCAAGTTCTGAAAATCCTTGGATATCCAATCATAACAGATATGGATGTAGACAGGGATCCAACAATACTTGACTCATACGACAAGGTAATAGTCCTGCACAACGAGTATGTCACAAAAAAAGAATTCGATGCAATAACTAGTCATACAAATGTCATATACTTGTACCCTAATGCACTTTATGCAGAAATACAATATGACAAAGATTCAAACAAGATCAAGCTAATCCGAGGACATAATTATCCTGAACAGAACATAAGAAATGGTTTTGATTGGGAATATGACAATTCCTCATATGAATATGATACAGAATGTTTCAGCTGGCAAATGTATGAAATAAAAAATGGTCTTATGCTTAACTGTTATCCGGAACAAATAATCTTTAAAGACGCATTTATCTTGATGGCGATAAAACATTCTGATGATCCATTCTGGTGGGATATTTCTCAAAAATACGGTACAATGATTCCAAGTGATGAATACCAAAAACTTAAACCTGTTCTTGATGGTCTGAGCGCTAATATCCAAAATACAGAAAGCCAAAACATCCAAAATACAGAAAGCCAAAACATTCAAAACATAGAGAGCCAAAATATTCCAAAAAATACAGGCGATGGCGGCTGTTTAATTGCAACCGCTACGTATGACTCAGAGCTAGCTCCCCAAATACAGCAGCTCAGGGAATTAAGAGATGAAAAATTGTTACGAACCGAATCTGGATCTAATTTCATGCATGGATTCAATCAATTCTATTATTCCTTTTCACCAATAATTGCAGATTGGGAAAGAGAGAGTCCAGTGTTCAAAGATGTTGTAAGGATTATCATAACTCCAATGATTTCTTCTATTTCGATTCTAAACCATGTAGACATGGACTCAGAAGCTGAAGTGTTAGGATATGGGATATCTTTGATTTTATTAAACATAGGAATGTATTTGGTAGCTCCTGTCGTCGTAATTTACAAAGTTAGGAAGTTTAAATTCAAAAAAACCCGTCTTGGAGTTTTAAAATATAAAAATTTCTAA
- the tmk gene encoding dTMP kinase, whose amino-acid sequence MIIVIEGSDQAGKKTQSDLLAKALKERKLKAKIFSFPDYTTPLGKEIDNFLHGKRKFPPQVIHCLLAANRWEKLQEIKKAHSENSVLIMNRYYQSNLVYGAVNKLNLKWLQNLDEGLPKADLVIVLDVSQKESFSRKKSKRDKFEKDRKFLDQISKTYRNLAKKLGWKLVDASRPKEEVHQSIMEIIAKKIVKL is encoded by the coding sequence TTGATTATCGTAATTGAAGGAAGTGATCAGGCAGGAAAAAAAACACAGTCTGATCTCTTGGCAAAAGCACTAAAAGAAAGAAAGCTAAAGGCAAAAATCTTCAGCTTTCCTGACTATACAACCCCACTTGGAAAAGAAATTGACAATTTTCTACATGGAAAAAGAAAGTTTCCCCCACAAGTAATCCACTGTCTTTTGGCTGCAAACAGATGGGAAAAACTACAAGAAATCAAAAAGGCACACTCTGAAAACTCGGTTCTAATCATGAATCGATATTATCAATCTAATCTTGTTTATGGTGCTGTGAATAAGCTTAATTTGAAATGGCTTCAAAACTTGGACGAAGGCCTTCCAAAGGCTGACTTGGTTATCGTTCTTGATGTTTCCCAAAAAGAATCCTTTAGTCGCAAAAAATCAAAACGAGACAAATTCGAAAAGGATAGAAAATTCCTAGACCAAATATCAAAAACCTATAGAAATCTTGCAAAGAAGCTAGGTTGGAAACTAGTCGATGCTTCACGTCCAAAAGAAGAAGTCCATCAGTCCATAATGGAGATAATTGCAAAAAAGATTGTAAAGCTATGA
- a CDS encoding HD domain-containing protein: MKPFLDIVDPIHNFIRVYETELKIIDSPIFQRLRRIRQLSGAHLTYPSAQHSRFEHSLGVMHIAGQAANALKEKGLLNPDQIQNIRLAALLHDVGHGPFSHLFEEVLQEKRKISHEEMGKEIILKSEIGDILSKSGFDKKLITKLAFGDAKYRFVNEIISGSLSADMMDYLQRDGYFTGAEHAKIDHQRIIQSLDVYKGRLALDRSALYSFESMVLSRYQMFKAVYFHKTVRSAEVMMLESIRLADNQLNFTSLNLDEYVKMTDEFVVAQILSLPTYTDELKRAKQFAEDYQNRRLLKCIYEQLTNKKFTKTHENKIKQDIAKRSKVSINEIFVDTTTTSSLPLTPSKEKSKSIILVTEGTTKSIKEIPFSKIPVVSSIVGSMNIIRIYTPARYRKKVEIAAKSILGD, translated from the coding sequence ATGAAACCATTTCTTGATATCGTAGATCCAATTCACAACTTTATTCGAGTCTATGAAACAGAACTAAAGATAATAGATTCACCGATCTTTCAACGATTACGGAGAATACGGCAGCTCTCAGGGGCACACCTTACCTATCCAAGCGCCCAGCATTCCAGATTTGAGCACTCACTGGGGGTGATGCATATTGCAGGCCAGGCAGCAAATGCACTAAAAGAAAAAGGACTGCTAAACCCAGATCAAATACAAAACATCCGGCTTGCAGCATTACTCCATGATGTTGGACACGGGCCATTTTCACATCTATTTGAAGAAGTATTACAAGAAAAAAGAAAAATCTCGCATGAAGAAATGGGAAAAGAAATCATTCTGAAATCTGAGATTGGAGACATCTTGTCAAAATCAGGGTTTGATAAAAAACTCATAACAAAGCTTGCCTTTGGCGATGCCAAATACAGATTCGTCAACGAAATTATCTCTGGCTCACTTAGCGCAGACATGATGGACTACCTGCAGCGGGACGGGTATTTTACAGGGGCAGAGCATGCGAAAATAGATCATCAAAGAATCATCCAGTCCCTAGACGTATACAAGGGCAGACTTGCGCTTGACAGGTCTGCACTGTATTCATTTGAATCCATGGTTCTATCCAGATACCAAATGTTCAAGGCAGTCTACTTTCACAAAACTGTAAGGTCAGCGGAAGTAATGATGCTAGAATCAATCAGACTTGCAGACAACCAGCTGAACTTTACCTCGTTAAATCTAGACGAGTACGTCAAGATGACAGATGAGTTTGTCGTGGCGCAAATTCTTTCACTACCGACGTACACAGATGAGCTAAAAAGGGCAAAACAGTTTGCAGAGGACTACCAAAACCGCAGACTGCTAAAATGCATCTATGAGCAGCTAACAAACAAAAAATTCACCAAAACCCATGAAAACAAGATAAAACAAGATATTGCAAAAAGATCCAAAGTCAGTATAAACGAGATATTTGTAGACACCACGACCACTTCATCTCTGCCGCTCACACCATCTAAGGAAAAATCAAAATCAATCATACTTGTTACAGAAGGTACTACAAAGTCAATTAAGGAAATACCGTTTTCAAAAATACCCGTGGTTTCATCAATAGTGGGTTCCATGAACATTATACGAATTTACACCCCTGCGCGATACAGAAAAAAAGTTGAAATTGCAGCAAAATCGATTCTTGGTGATTAG
- the pyrH gene encoding UMP kinase: MAKRRVVIKLSGRIFGIENSEKLLKDYATFLVKISKICQPIIIAGGGKIARHYISHARSSGADESTLDELGIEISRLNAKLLIYALKDKAYPHPPTTLAETRHAVDSGLIVVAGGLHPGQSTNGTAALIAEKVHASEFLNATDVDGIYDSDPNKNPKAKKFKRIELRNLRNILVHEDSHAGGYDLMDIVALKVIERSKIKTRVLKADISILEKAIKGSPVGTEIII; this comes from the coding sequence ATGGCAAAAAGAAGAGTTGTAATCAAGCTTTCCGGGCGAATCTTTGGAATAGAGAATAGTGAAAAGTTGCTCAAGGATTATGCGACATTCCTTGTAAAAATTAGCAAAATTTGCCAGCCAATAATAATAGCAGGCGGAGGTAAAATCGCACGACACTATATCTCACATGCCCGTTCTTCCGGCGCAGACGAGTCAACCCTTGATGAACTGGGAATTGAGATCTCTAGGCTTAACGCAAAGCTCCTAATCTATGCGCTAAAGGACAAGGCCTATCCCCATCCGCCAACCACACTTGCCGAGACAAGGCACGCAGTAGACAGTGGACTAATTGTCGTGGCAGGAGGATTGCATCCAGGACAAAGCACAAACGGAACTGCTGCTCTGATTGCCGAAAAGGTACACGCATCAGAATTTCTAAACGCAACAGACGTCGATGGAATCTATGATTCAGACCCGAACAAAAACCCCAAGGCAAAAAAGTTCAAGAGAATCGAACTAAGGAATCTTCGCAATATTTTGGTGCATGAGGATTCTCATGCAGGCGGCTATGACCTGATGGATATAGTTGCACTCAAAGTAATTGAGCGCTCTAAAATAAAGACGCGCGTACTAAAGGCAGACATTTCTATTCTGGAAAAGGCAATCAAAGGCTCGCCGGTAGGAACCGAAATCATAATTTAA
- a CDS encoding V0D/AC39 family V-type ATPase subunit: MGSQKVFSSVKSFSQRGKLLTKTELQTLAESRDLEELLTRIKNTKYADAVSKLQKPFTAGNIESALRSELADIHYSIAKSAGQSDVLDAYYLKFVISNLKLILKGKALGKSQEEIEPNLNLHAEELINQRDVILKALVAKDLEEAVASLGGIEFGDEVAKAVTIYNDKKNIQVFDVFLDKILYQQLGRAIRNSRDRDLMRLAGMDIDFYNILSIIRGKFWGLDEEQIKNLIVTHTPSIPKDLLGKMMSADSVKSIFDELATTRYRELVPQTENEIEAISQFEHAFEMAIYKAVNRSFSKMFSFSTIVGITKLTAYEVRNIAAIAFAVEQRISPQTTMSRLIIESEE, from the coding sequence ATGGGTTCACAGAAGGTTTTTTCATCAGTAAAGTCGTTTAGCCAAAGAGGAAAACTCCTAACCAAGACGGAACTACAAACCTTGGCAGAATCCCGTGATTTAGAGGAACTACTAACAAGAATAAAGAACACAAAGTATGCCGATGCAGTATCAAAGCTTCAAAAGCCGTTTACTGCGGGAAATATAGAATCTGCCCTAAGAAGCGAACTTGCAGACATCCATTATTCCATTGCAAAATCTGCTGGCCAATCTGATGTTTTGGATGCATATTATTTGAAATTTGTAATATCAAACTTGAAGTTAATTCTAAAAGGAAAGGCCCTTGGCAAGTCCCAAGAAGAGATAGAGCCAAACCTGAATTTACATGCAGAGGAGCTGATAAACCAACGAGATGTAATTCTAAAGGCCCTAGTGGCAAAGGATCTAGAGGAAGCAGTAGCAAGTCTTGGCGGAATAGAATTTGGAGATGAAGTAGCAAAGGCAGTAACCATATACAACGACAAAAAGAACATCCAGGTTTTTGACGTGTTCTTGGATAAAATTTTGTATCAGCAACTCGGGAGGGCAATTAGGAATTCACGTGACAGAGACTTGATGCGACTTGCAGGGATGGATATTGATTTTTACAACATACTTAGCATCATTAGAGGAAAGTTCTGGGGACTTGATGAAGAGCAGATAAAAAATCTCATTGTGACACATACACCAAGCATACCAAAGGATCTTCTTGGAAAAATGATGTCCGCTGATTCTGTAAAAAGCATATTTGATGAGCTTGCAACTACGCGATACCGAGAACTGGTGCCACAAACAGAAAACGAAATCGAGGCAATCTCTCAGTTTGAGCATGCATTTGAAATGGCAATCTACAAGGCAGTAAACAGATCATTTTCCAAGATGTTTAGTTTCTCAACAATTGTCGGAATAACAAAGTTGACTGCATATGAGGTAAGAAACATTGCGGCAATTGCGTTTGCCGTCGAACAGAGGATTTCTCCACAAACGACAATGTCAAGGCTGATAATAGAATCAGAAGAATAA
- a CDS encoding ammonium transporter, with product MKTRNHKYALLLVVAVAATSAGALSQAFAQQVGDGMDGYVKGTSGIYTGNPAECWYDNGEGGMLPCAIDNGDTAWVLTATSLVLFMTPGVAFFYGGLARSKNMVNVLGMTLIVMGLISVQWVLWGYSIAFGPNLSDANKYMGSLEYVGLNKVSHYAPLGALGACTDQAYYSTRSPYVISPETICSTSWPGTIPHMLFSMFQMTFAIITPALIIGGIIDRMKFSAFVVFILLWATFVYDPIAHWVWGGGFIGGGSIDLNKDLAPSFALDFAGGTVVHITSGFSALAGALILGRRLGYGKVPMEPHNIPMVVLGVGILWFGWFGFNAGSELAADGVAVSAWAVTNTATGMAAITWALMAWAHTGKPSIVGAASGAVAGLVAITPASGFVGPMAAIIIGIAAGTVCYGCVAFKNSRKWDDALDVWGVHGMGGFTGAILTGTLASPHIWDTGVGIGAWTGTPEGYEQQAMNIIGALMSVGYSFGVTIVILKVMDAVWPGGIRVTPKEEEIGLDLAQHGERAYVNE from the coding sequence ATGAAGACAAGGAATCACAAGTATGCTCTATTACTTGTGGTAGCAGTTGCCGCAACATCTGCAGGCGCACTGTCTCAGGCCTTTGCCCAACAAGTGGGCGATGGAATGGACGGTTACGTCAAAGGAACTAGTGGAATTTACACTGGAAATCCTGCCGAATGTTGGTATGACAACGGAGAAGGTGGCATGTTGCCATGTGCAATTGATAACGGTGATACCGCTTGGGTACTGACAGCAACATCATTGGTGCTCTTTATGACGCCTGGTGTAGCTTTCTTCTATGGCGGTTTAGCACGATCAAAGAACATGGTCAACGTCCTCGGAATGACCCTAATCGTAATGGGTCTTATCTCAGTACAATGGGTACTTTGGGGCTATTCAATCGCCTTCGGTCCAAACCTATCTGATGCAAACAAGTACATGGGTTCATTAGAATATGTAGGACTGAACAAGGTATCTCACTATGCACCACTTGGTGCACTTGGTGCATGTACAGACCAAGCCTACTACAGTACGAGATCTCCATATGTCATATCTCCAGAAACAATCTGTAGCACATCTTGGCCAGGAACAATTCCACACATGCTATTCTCGATGTTCCAAATGACATTCGCAATTATCACACCAGCTCTAATCATTGGTGGAATAATTGACCGAATGAAGTTCAGCGCGTTTGTAGTCTTTATTCTTCTATGGGCAACCTTCGTTTATGACCCAATAGCACATTGGGTTTGGGGCGGAGGGTTCATCGGAGGCGGGTCAATAGACCTCAATAAAGATCTAGCACCGTCGTTTGCACTTGACTTTGCAGGAGGTACTGTCGTACACATTACTTCCGGATTCTCAGCTCTAGCAGGAGCACTGATCCTAGGAAGAAGACTTGGATATGGCAAGGTTCCAATGGAGCCTCATAACATTCCAATGGTCGTACTTGGTGTCGGCATACTCTGGTTTGGTTGGTTTGGATTCAACGCAGGAAGCGAGTTGGCTGCAGACGGAGTTGCTGTTAGCGCTTGGGCTGTGACAAACACAGCTACAGGCATGGCTGCTATTACTTGGGCATTAATGGCTTGGGCTCACACTGGCAAGCCAAGTATTGTTGGCGCCGCCTCAGGAGCTGTAGCTGGTCTAGTAGCTATTACACCAGCCTCAGGTTTTGTAGGACCAATGGCAGCAATAATAATTGGAATTGCAGCAGGAACAGTCTGTTATGGTTGTGTTGCATTCAAGAACTCACGCAAGTGGGATGACGCACTCGATGTATGGGGAGTACACGGGATGGGCGGTTTCACCGGCGCAATCTTGACTGGAACATTAGCTAGTCCACACATCTGGGATACCGGCGTTGGTATTGGTGCATGGACTGGAACACCAGAAGGATATGAGCAACAAGCTATGAACATCATTGGAGCTTTGATGTCAGTAGGATACTCCTTTGGAGTTACTATCGTCATACTCAAAGTGATGGATGCCGTTTGGCCAGGTGGAATCAGAGTCACTCCAAAAGAGGAGGAAATCGGACTCGACCTAGCACAACACGGAGAACGAGCATACGTAAACGAATAG
- a CDS encoding sulfurtransferase, whose amino-acid sequence MLITTSDLAQELDSPNLVLVDTRSYKEYSQGHIPGAVNLDLFAFHWFDTSKEGLQSFNEQSRKILSFVGITESTKAVFYDDVSGMLAARGVWLLLYFSHTDVFMLDGGIKKWKAENRPLETKSNGFTPAKFSGKINQDIIAGFEYIQENLDRLVIIDARSKEEYDGMVIRAARSGHIPNAINIDWSLNLSGDGTIKDQATLSELYKFPNDAEVVTYCQGAYRAANSFLALKKLGFKNVKVYLGSWGEWGNKPELPVV is encoded by the coding sequence ATGCTAATTACTACATCTGATCTTGCACAAGAACTCGACAGCCCAAATCTTGTATTGGTTGATACACGATCATACAAGGAATACTCCCAAGGACACATTCCCGGAGCGGTAAACTTGGATCTTTTCGCATTTCACTGGTTTGATACGTCAAAGGAGGGTCTGCAGTCATTTAATGAGCAAAGCAGAAAAATTCTCTCATTTGTTGGAATCACCGAGTCAACAAAGGCTGTATTCTATGATGATGTATCTGGAATGCTAGCAGCACGTGGAGTCTGGCTTTTACTGTACTTTTCACACACTGACGTCTTTATGCTTGATGGCGGAATAAAAAAATGGAAGGCAGAAAACCGCCCCCTTGAAACAAAATCAAATGGATTTACACCGGCAAAATTTTCCGGCAAGATAAACCAAGACATCATTGCAGGATTTGAGTACATCCAAGAAAATTTGGATCGACTAGTAATCATAGATGCAAGATCAAAGGAGGAATACGATGGAATGGTGATCAGGGCAGCAAGGAGCGGCCATATTCCAAATGCGATTAACATAGACTGGAGCCTCAACCTTTCTGGCGATGGAACAATCAAAGACCAAGCCACTCTATCTGAATTATACAAGTTTCCAAATGATGCAGAAGTTGTCACCTATTGCCAGGGTGCATACAGGGCAGCAAACTCTTTTCTGGCCCTAAAGAAACTTGGATTCAAAAATGTCAAAGTATACCTAGGTTCTTGGGGAGAATGGGGGAATAAACCGGAACTGCCAGTTGTCTGA
- a CDS encoding V-type ATP synthase subunit I: MVVAELKLGSIILPRTESPQAVSRLAEFEWFHKIETENDLVTPEIDDLLLRAQKMYQSVDDVVKGLQIPLQVGILEILFKGTVIKKNQYELDEIETIVSDLEKKGPSIIENAAKLLDDHAATQRSIEEYSTIKETLGIVKKLNIDLGGFGLMKYFYTNLFVINSTEYDEISRTLEGIVIYKYELESKDKVAILVISDAVDSDKVLKVLRTFNANPFVIPQGLPQTPSQAYSLIESKLADLTKTEKSLSGEIAKIKKSIRRDILSLHESAFIAKEVLETLRKPGGTKRFAVIQGYIPKRMESKFKEVTKQWMSVTEDITDQKMLQSAPTLFDNKRWVRTFEVITQSQGIPKRGEADPTPMISLMWPIFYGIMFADLGHGLLLMGLGLLFKVKGQGNLARWGMLIAISGASAAVAGVGSGEAFGFHMIHIEPIESLLEGPLKPVSWLVGVISVGELTFEQVITILKVSIFLGVIHLVWAFILRIKRLAKEGHKTMMITEAIPNLTLYGGIVVIMMCAIGSSYDVMNMYSRAHDEVVPWVTIFLGDWARVWIITRIAGIIVIGSMATMMVGGILHAKHHPEDGGSAANVVMEVFLGKTVECLAHTISYARIGIMLLVHAALLLTVNNAYQSLGGASSPAAMAMIIGGNLGIMMIEGLIVYIQSLRLHLYEFFTKWYDGGAQPFRQVVPEMLYNQLIWKRK, encoded by the coding sequence TTGGTAGTTGCGGAACTAAAACTTGGAAGCATAATTTTGCCTAGGACAGAATCTCCTCAGGCGGTATCCCGACTTGCCGAGTTTGAGTGGTTTCACAAAATAGAAACAGAAAACGATTTGGTCACTCCAGAAATTGATGACTTGTTACTTAGGGCTCAAAAAATGTACCAGTCAGTTGACGATGTGGTAAAGGGCCTGCAAATTCCACTTCAGGTCGGAATTTTAGAAATTCTCTTCAAGGGAACTGTGATCAAAAAGAATCAATATGAGTTAGATGAAATTGAGACAATCGTTTCTGACTTGGAGAAAAAAGGCCCCAGCATAATAGAAAATGCCGCAAAACTACTTGATGACCACGCAGCAACGCAGCGCTCTATCGAAGAGTATTCTACAATCAAGGAAACGCTTGGCATTGTAAAAAAGCTAAACATAGATCTTGGCGGATTCGGCCTGATGAAGTATTTTTACACGAATCTTTTTGTAATAAATTCCACGGAATATGACGAGATTTCCAGAACGCTGGAAGGAATTGTAATTTACAAGTATGAATTGGAATCAAAAGACAAAGTCGCGATCTTGGTAATTTCCGACGCAGTCGATTCAGACAAGGTTCTCAAGGTTTTACGCACATTTAACGCAAATCCATTTGTCATCCCACAGGGACTTCCACAAACGCCAAGCCAAGCATACTCACTAATCGAGTCAAAGCTTGCAGATCTGACAAAGACTGAAAAATCACTCTCAGGAGAGATTGCCAAAATTAAAAAGTCAATCCGTCGCGATATTTTGTCACTTCATGAGAGTGCATTTATTGCAAAAGAGGTTCTTGAAACTCTACGCAAGCCTGGCGGAACAAAGAGATTTGCAGTAATTCAAGGATACATTCCAAAGAGAATGGAATCCAAGTTCAAGGAAGTCACGAAACAATGGATGTCAGTAACAGAGGACATTACAGACCAAAAGATGCTTCAAAGTGCGCCTACCCTGTTTGACAACAAAAGATGGGTCAGGACTTTTGAGGTAATTACGCAAAGTCAGGGAATTCCAAAGCGAGGTGAGGCAGACCCGACCCCCATGATTTCACTCATGTGGCCAATATTCTACGGGATAATGTTTGCAGATTTGGGGCACGGCCTTTTACTCATGGGCCTTGGCTTGCTGTTCAAAGTAAAAGGACAGGGAAATCTAGCAAGATGGGGAATGCTAATTGCAATTTCCGGTGCATCTGCTGCAGTTGCAGGCGTCGGTTCTGGTGAAGCGTTCGGATTTCACATGATACACATTGAGCCAATAGAGTCACTCCTAGAAGGACCACTAAAACCAGTGTCTTGGCTAGTTGGAGTGATCAGTGTTGGCGAGCTTACTTTTGAGCAGGTAATTACAATTCTCAAAGTTTCAATATTTTTGGGCGTAATTCATTTGGTTTGGGCATTCATACTTCGCATTAAGAGACTGGCCAAAGAAGGACACAAGACCATGATGATTACAGAGGCAATACCAAACTTGACTTTGTATGGCGGAATCGTTGTGATAATGATGTGCGCAATTGGTTCAAGCTATGATGTCATGAATATGTATTCTCGCGCACATGACGAGGTGGTTCCATGGGTAACCATATTCTTAGGAGACTGGGCCCGAGTTTGGATAATTACAAGGATTGCAGGAATAATCGTAATCGGCTCCATGGCAACAATGATGGTCGGCGGAATTTTACATGCAAAGCACCATCCAGAAGACGGTGGAAGCGCGGCCAATGTGGTAATGGAAGTATTCCTTGGAAAAACAGTAGAATGCCTTGCACATACCATCAGCTATGCACGAATTGGCATCATGTTATTGGTGCATGCCGCATTATTACTTACAGTAAACAACGCATACCAATCACTTGGAGGCGCTTCATCTCCTGCTGCAATGGCAATGATAATCGGCGGAAATCTCGGAATCATGATGATCGAGGGATTGATCGTATACATCCAGTCACTCAGGCTTCACCTGTACGAGTTCTTTACAAAATGGTATGACGGCGGAGCACAGCCATTTAGACAAGTTGTACCAGAAATGCTATACAATCAGCTAATCTGGAAACGTAAGTAA
- a CDS encoding V-type ATP synthase subunit E, translating to MGSDSALERTVEKIIHNTEEQILSNLKEALKSSQDALANSHVSLEQEYDRIISEGKKEAEKLEKQIIGNADLDSRNKQLVLIEESIEKVFDKAIKKIQDADRNSDYSKLISSMLEESIRTIGTPDIIIQTNSKDKSVVQSLLSKFSGATLSNDVIDCLGGIKVQSKDGTMKFDNTIDARLERLKPLIRKDIASKFGR from the coding sequence ATGGGTTCTGATTCCGCACTAGAGCGAACTGTAGAAAAAATCATTCATAACACAGAAGAACAGATCCTCTCAAACCTAAAAGAAGCCCTCAAATCGTCTCAGGATGCGCTGGCAAACTCTCATGTCTCACTTGAGCAAGAATATGACAGAATCATATCTGAAGGCAAAAAGGAGGCAGAAAAGCTTGAAAAGCAAATTATTGGTAATGCCGATCTAGATTCTAGAAACAAGCAGCTAGTACTGATTGAAGAGTCAATCGAGAAGGTCTTCGATAAGGCAATAAAGAAAATTCAAGATGCAGATCGCAACAGCGATTACTCCAAATTAATCTCATCAATGTTAGAAGAATCAATTCGAACTATAGGAACTCCTGATATCATAATTCAAACAAATTCAAAAGACAAATCAGTAGTGCAGTCATTACTGTCAAAATTTTCAGGCGCTACGCTATCTAATGATGTTATAGATTGTCTTGGAGGAATTAAAGTCCAATCAAAAGATGGTACTATGAAATTTGATAATACGATCGATGCAAGACTTGAACGCCTGAAGCCTTTAATAAGGAAAGATATTGCATCAAAATTCGGTAGGTAA